From the genome of Hyalangium ruber, one region includes:
- a CDS encoding peptidoglycan-binding protein, whose product MTTVNAARATAATRGAQASLPTLREGARGASVTQLQNLLRNKGYNIAADGVFGPKTEAAVKKFQQAKGLAVDGIVGPQTWGALRGTGGTGGTGGAGGVSQPPASGGGKQVQAYVAGQPRNITVQSVGNGQYLQADAARNFKAMQAAASRAGVNLSATSGFRTMDQQRALYQKYLNGTGNLAAKPGYSNHQNGISMDVGGVGGYNTKAYNWLKNNAANYGFKNDVAGEYWHWTFKG is encoded by the coding sequence ATGACCACCGTCAACGCCGCCCGCGCCACCGCCGCCACCCGCGGTGCCCAGGCCAGCCTTCCCACTCTGCGCGAGGGGGCCAGGGGCGCCTCCGTGACTCAGCTCCAGAACCTGCTGCGCAACAAGGGTTACAACATCGCGGCGGACGGAGTCTTCGGGCCCAAGACGGAGGCAGCCGTCAAGAAGTTCCAGCAGGCCAAGGGCCTGGCGGTGGACGGAATCGTGGGCCCGCAGACGTGGGGGGCGCTGCGCGGTACGGGTGGCACGGGCGGTACGGGTGGCGCGGGCGGGGTCTCCCAGCCCCCCGCCTCGGGCGGCGGCAAGCAGGTGCAGGCTTACGTGGCGGGCCAGCCGCGCAACATCACCGTGCAGTCGGTGGGCAATGGCCAGTACCTCCAGGCTGACGCGGCGCGTAATTTCAAGGCGATGCAGGCGGCGGCCAGCCGCGCGGGCGTCAATCTGTCGGCCACCAGCGGCTTCCGCACCATGGATCAGCAGCGGGCGCTCTACCAGAAGTACCTCAACGGCACGGGCAACCTGGCCGCCAAGCCGGGCTACTCCAATCACCAGAACGGCATCTCCATGGATGTCGGCGGCGTGGGTGGCTACAACACCAAGGCGTACAACTGGCTGAAGAACAACGCCGCCAACTACGGCTTCAAGAACGACGTGGCCGGCGAGTACTGGCACTGGACGTTCAAGGGCTAA
- a CDS encoding DUF3703 domain-containing protein, with product MNPRLRAHFERELPQSLEGEARGEQDAAWRFLERAHILSQAHAWPHVRVHCAMFTFAWRRRDWREWLGQFPRLLLAGPGSLLGRAPQGNTGGTSVGIFTLMPIPEDLQTLLREGEGPSRA from the coding sequence ATGAACCCCAGATTGCGCGCGCACTTTGAGCGGGAACTTCCCCAGTCCTTGGAGGGAGAAGCGCGCGGCGAACAGGACGCTGCGTGGCGGTTCCTCGAGCGGGCACACATCCTCAGCCAGGCCCACGCGTGGCCACACGTGCGGGTGCACTGTGCCATGTTCACCTTCGCGTGGCGCAGGCGGGACTGGCGCGAATGGCTGGGGCAGTTTCCCCGGCTCCTCCTGGCGGGGCCAGGCTCTCTTCTTGGACGCGCCCCTCAGGGAAACACTGGCGGCACGAGCGTGGGCATCTTCACGCTCATGCCGATTCCTGAGGACCTTCAGACCCTGTTACGCGAGGGAGAGGGACCTTCGAGGGCTTAG
- a CDS encoding heavy metal translocating P-type ATPase, producing MSGKQVELYVENLDCENDAAKLKRGLTGTPGVLDVTVYPKAAKVILTLDEGRTSPDAVQERLEGLGFPVRRQRGKAGTVSPWKNPKVLTSLASGALLLAGWLVARAGFPPAVTWGLYLASLASGAYYFGREALEELMLEREVGIELLMLVAAVVATLMGEPMEGAMLAFLYSISEAMEGYTEQKTRGAIAALMELAPKVALVRRDGRDVEVPVEEVRVGDTFLVRPGEAVPTDGVVLSGTSSVNQAPVTGESVPVDKGEGTTVFAGSINGEGSLEVKATTTYANNTLARIIHLVEEAQEKKGESQRFIERFGRRYSPLVLLAGLLLAVIPPLLFHGDWGTWLARAVVFVVAAAPCALVISVPITLVATLGTAARRGVLIKGGTYVEQLATVKVVALDKTGTLTRGRPDVTDVRLFSAWAAGPGNTEAKLLSAAAGLERYSQHPLALAIVRHAQQAGVQVAEVQGFQSLTGAGATGRYEGTPLYVGSPALFQEKLGVRLDALEQELARLQAEGKTVVVLGDEKSPWGLVAIRDTLRPNARAAIAALHAAGVRKVVMLTGDNERTAQALAREVGIDEVHSDLKPEDKAAQVRELTRTHGNVAMVGDGVNDAPALAEATIGVAMGAAGTDVALETADVALMGDNLERLAYALKLAQRNHAVVRQNLALSALVIIVMVAGALSGAFTLPVVVVAHELSEFVVIGSGLRMLRA from the coding sequence ATGAGTGGCAAGCAGGTGGAACTGTACGTCGAGAACCTCGACTGTGAGAACGATGCGGCCAAGTTGAAGCGCGGCCTGACGGGTACTCCTGGCGTCCTGGACGTCACCGTCTACCCCAAAGCCGCCAAGGTGATCCTCACCCTGGACGAGGGCAGGACCTCGCCGGACGCCGTTCAGGAACGGTTGGAGGGGCTGGGCTTTCCGGTACGGCGCCAACGCGGCAAGGCAGGCACGGTAAGCCCGTGGAAGAACCCCAAGGTGCTCACGTCGCTCGCCTCGGGTGCCCTGCTGCTGGCCGGCTGGCTGGTGGCACGCGCGGGGTTCCCCCCTGCCGTGACCTGGGGTCTCTACCTCGCCTCGCTTGCCTCAGGCGCCTACTACTTCGGCCGGGAGGCGCTGGAGGAGCTCATGCTCGAGCGCGAGGTGGGGATCGAGCTGCTCATGCTGGTGGCTGCCGTGGTGGCCACCCTCATGGGCGAGCCCATGGAGGGGGCCATGCTTGCCTTCCTCTACTCCATCTCCGAGGCCATGGAGGGCTACACCGAGCAGAAGACGCGCGGCGCCATCGCGGCACTCATGGAACTCGCTCCCAAGGTGGCGCTGGTGCGCCGGGACGGCAGGGACGTGGAGGTGCCGGTGGAGGAGGTGCGTGTGGGGGACACCTTCCTCGTGCGGCCTGGGGAGGCAGTGCCCACGGACGGGGTGGTGCTGTCGGGCACCTCCAGCGTCAATCAGGCCCCCGTCACGGGAGAGAGCGTCCCGGTAGACAAGGGTGAAGGCACCACCGTGTTCGCTGGCAGCATCAACGGCGAGGGCTCGTTGGAGGTGAAGGCCACCACCACCTACGCCAACAACACCCTGGCTCGCATCATTCACCTGGTGGAGGAGGCGCAGGAGAAGAAGGGCGAGAGCCAGCGCTTCATCGAGCGCTTCGGCCGGCGCTATAGCCCGCTGGTCCTGCTGGCCGGCCTCCTCCTGGCCGTCATTCCTCCCCTGCTCTTTCATGGCGACTGGGGAACCTGGCTTGCCCGCGCTGTCGTCTTCGTGGTGGCAGCGGCCCCCTGTGCCCTCGTCATCTCGGTGCCCATCACCCTGGTGGCGACGCTGGGCACAGCGGCCCGGCGTGGCGTGCTCATCAAAGGGGGCACCTACGTCGAACAGCTCGCCACCGTGAAGGTGGTGGCGCTGGACAAGACAGGGACGCTCACGCGCGGGCGCCCCGATGTAACAGACGTGCGCCTGTTTTCCGCCTGGGCAGCCGGGCCCGGAAACACGGAGGCGAAGCTGTTGTCGGCCGCAGCGGGGCTGGAGCGCTACAGCCAGCATCCGCTGGCGCTGGCCATCGTCCGCCATGCGCAACAGGCGGGCGTGCAGGTAGCGGAGGTGCAGGGCTTCCAGTCCCTCACGGGCGCCGGCGCCACCGGGCGCTACGAGGGCACGCCCCTGTACGTTGGCAGCCCCGCCCTCTTCCAGGAAAAGCTGGGCGTCCGCCTCGACGCGCTCGAGCAGGAGTTGGCGCGCCTCCAGGCCGAGGGCAAGACGGTGGTGGTGCTGGGCGACGAGAAGTCCCCCTGGGGGCTGGTAGCCATCCGCGACACCCTCCGGCCCAATGCACGTGCCGCCATTGCAGCCCTTCACGCGGCGGGAGTGCGCAAGGTGGTGATGCTGACCGGCGACAACGAGCGCACCGCCCAGGCCCTGGCGCGTGAGGTGGGCATTGATGAGGTGCACTCGGACCTCAAGCCCGAGGACAAGGCGGCCCAGGTGCGCGAGCTCACCCGCACCCACGGGAACGTGGCCATGGTAGGCGACGGCGTCAACGACGCGCCGGCCCTGGCAGAGGCCACCATCGGTGTGGCCATGGGCGCGGCGGGCACGGACGTCGCGCTGGAGACGGCGGACGTGGCCCTCATGGGCGACAACCTGGAGCGGCTCGCCTATGCGCTGAAGCTCGCTCAGCGTAACCACGCCGTGGTGCGCCAGAATCTGGCCCTCTCCGCCCTCGTCATCATCGTGATGGTGGCTGGGGCGCTCAGCGGTGCCTTCACCCTCCCCGTCGTGGTCGTAGCTCACGAGCTCAGCGAGTTCGTCGTCATCGGCAGCGGCCTGCGCATGCTGCGCGCCTGA
- a CDS encoding cation transporter: MSAHCCEDKSEELAQLRRTQGRVVKVVLAINAAMFLIEFTAGVLGRSTALLADSLDMLGDTAVYAFSLFVLERSARWKAGAAVTKGVIMAAFGLGVTAQVLVKTLSGTVPAAETMGAIGALALGANLTCLVLLLRYRNADLNMRSTWLCSRNDVIANVGVLVAAAAVALTGSKWPDIVVGGIIAALFLSSAWGVLREALTALRNTRGSDRPGETAHQGSHV, encoded by the coding sequence ATGAGTGCCCACTGCTGTGAGGACAAGAGCGAGGAGCTCGCCCAGCTGAGGCGCACGCAAGGCCGCGTGGTGAAGGTGGTGCTCGCGATCAACGCCGCCATGTTCCTCATCGAGTTCACCGCTGGCGTCCTGGGGCGTTCCACCGCCCTGCTCGCCGACTCGCTCGACATGCTGGGCGATACCGCGGTGTACGCCTTCAGCCTCTTCGTCCTGGAGCGCAGCGCCCGGTGGAAGGCCGGAGCCGCCGTCACCAAGGGCGTCATCATGGCGGCCTTTGGCCTCGGGGTGACGGCGCAGGTGCTGGTGAAGACTCTCTCGGGCACGGTGCCTGCCGCCGAGACGATGGGAGCCATCGGCGCCCTCGCATTGGGCGCCAACCTCACCTGCCTGGTGCTGCTGCTTCGCTACCGCAACGCGGACCTCAACATGCGCTCCACTTGGCTGTGCTCGCGCAACGATGTCATCGCCAACGTGGGCGTGCTGGTGGCCGCGGCGGCCGTGGCGCTCACTGGCTCGAAGTGGCCGGACATCGTCGTGGGCGGCATCATCGCGGCCCTCTTCCTCTCTTCCGCATGGGGGGTGCTGAGGGAAGCGCTCACGGCGCTGAGGAACACCCGGGGCTCAGACCGCCCCGGCGAGACGGCCCACCAGGGCAGTCACGTTTGA